Below is a genomic region from Rana temporaria chromosome 3, aRanTem1.1, whole genome shotgun sequence.
ttatctgatggttaaaaaaacgatagaaaaaaaagatcatctgtggggaaatccatcagttaaaaatcaacgcacgcttagaatcaagtcgatgcatgctcggaagcattgaacttaatttttctcagcccgttgttgtgttttacatcaccgcgttctgacacgataatttttttaaccgatggtgtataggcaagactgatgaaaggcagcttcatcggatatctgatgaaaaattccatcagaccgttttcatcggatgaaccaatcgtgtgtacagggcataactctttTCTTTCTTAATTTTACTCTGAAATGTGTATATTGGTATGGAGATCAATCGACCAGTTTTGtccctaatattttttttttatatataaattctttattttttcacaagtTATCGCATTTCATACCATCTAATTATatcagccagaaaaaaaaaatattattacattttCCTATTTTCCTATTTCCTTAATGCTTCATTATTTCAATGTGACTTCTCTTTTCCTCTTTAACCTTTACCTTTCTTCTTAGTATTAACCCCCCCTCccgagcaaaaaataaataaataaaataaaaaatagattgcactctcctccccatctccccctaccccccctaacccccaCCCCTCGCCTCCCCCTCCCTATATTTCAGATAGGGTGCCCATATCATCCGGTATCTCCCATCCTGATCTTTCATTGCCATCGTAAGGTTCTCCATTTGTTGGATCTCTGCGATTCTAGCAAGCCATTGTGCTCTAGATGGAGAGCTCTCCTTTTTCCACAGGTGGAGATCCATGGAGATCCATGGAGATCAATTGACCAGTTAGTTTCCCTAATACAATTTGATCTGGTTGACTGCTCTGTGTAATTGCACTATGCATAGGACTTgttggttctgtttttttttttattagcatgtGCCCGTCATaccttctttcctctcctctctccctcacttccttctttttctctttcatgCCTTCCGCTCTACACACATGCCTTTTTaattccatgttttttttccttttcttctttctcATCACTGACTCCCCCACCATACAAATTtggttgaaaatgtttttttttttctgcttgttccaaataaatgttatattctGTTCTCAGGTTATGGATGAAAAAAATGTGACTGCGATTACTGTGATCCAGTTTTTGGGGTTTCATATCCCTAAAAACATAAAATTGTTggtcttctttctctttcttatATTTTATTGTGTGACGATATGTGGAAACCTCCTGATCATCACATTGGTGTCCTACAGTAAAACCCTCCATTCCCCCATGTACTTCTTCCTCTCCCAATTATCTGTATCAGATATCTTATTAACAACTGATGTTGTTCCTACCATGCTCCATACTGTTTTAGAAAGTTCTACTAATGTATCAGTTTCTGAATGTATCACCCAGTTTTATTTCTTTGCTGCAACAGAAAGTTTGGAGTGTCTTCTCCTGACAGTGATGTCTTATGACAGATATGTGGCCATCTGTAAACCATTACATTATACTTTGTTAATGAGTCACAGATTTTGTTGGATAACAATTATCACAAGTTGGAGTTTAAGTTTCTTAGCGGTGTTGATTCCCACTTTAACCATATCCACATTACAGTTTTGTGGTCCCAATATCATTGATCACTTTTTCTGTGATCTTGACCCGATCCTCCAACTCTCCTGCTCTGACACCACCATCGTTCAACTAGAAGCAACGTCACTGAGTGCAGTGTTTGCTGTAATCCCATTTTTTATCATTATTGTATCGTATGTTTATATTGTAGTCACTATTTTTGAAATCCCGTCTATTACTGGAAGGCAGAAAGTTTTCTCAACGTGCAGCTCCCACCTGACTGTTGTCTCCATTTTTTATGGTACCATTGTTTGTGTGTATTTGATACCTAGTAGAGTACAGTCATGGGATATCACTAAATTCTTGTCATTACTGTACACTGTAGTCACCCCATTGCTAAACCCAATTATATACAGCCTGAGGAATAAAGAATTGAAACAAGTTGCAGGAAAATTTAGTAACAACTTTTTATACTTGGAtctcaaaaataattaaaaacatttaaatgacTTTACAAGGCTACGatcaaataatacatttttcttgttttGGATTGAGTGGGGGGAAATATTAGAACACCTtgttttccttttatttctttctGTGTGCTTCCTGTCATAATTATAGCTGTttcaccaaacaggaagtgaaggaaaatctgcaACAAGGAGACAGAGAAAAGTAAAAATCGAACAGGGTTTTAGTTTTCCCCTACtcaccaaaagaaaaataaattctaTATCTTTCTGTGTTACTGTTGGAGTTGATGGTCAATTCTGTGTGTCTGTGGTTCGTGGCTCTTTCTAACTTGTTTCAGAAACCATTTTGCAGAGAGAGAAGGTGAAGTTGAGGCCTAGGACTTCCTACATGGCTAAAGCTATACCCATTGTTTGCATTGGTGTCCCAGTCTGTGTTTGATTGACCCGGGAATGGgtccccttatgccctgtacacacgaacggtcaACTGATGAAGCTGgctgatggtcagtcatgcctacacaccatcagttaaaaaaacgatcgtgtcagaacgcggtgacgtaaaacacaatgacgtgctgaaaaaaaagaagttcaatgcttccaagcatgcgtcgacttgattctgagcatgcatggatttttaaaccgatggacgtgcctactaacgatcatttttttttctatcggttaggtatccatcggttaaattaaaaacaagattgatttttttttaacctatggataaataactgatggggcctacacacgataggtttggtccgatgaaaacggtcgatcagaccgttctcatcggtttgaccgatcgtgtgtatgcggcattacaagtCCCCTTACCCTTACAAGTAGTgtgtcatagctcccaactgtccctgatttcaagggactgtccttaaattggtccctctgcccctctttccccctcatttgtacCTCATTTTCGTCTGACCTATATAGTTGTAATGCCCTTTTTGTCATTGTCATGATATTTTAGTCTCATTTGTTGCCAGAATGTAACAATGCTTGGATTCTTGGTGCCTGGATCTTTTGACATTTGTACGCTCGCAGTaacactaagggccagttcacaccagacgcagttctgaACAGTTttgtctgcactaaaaatgcatgcacagtgttttccatgtattgcaATGGCTCtaattggctctagttcacaccatgcagtcagtttccggtcagtttccggtgaagaaactgaccagaaactgatgttggtgtgaactagagccattggaatacatgaaaaagccattggaatacatgcattttgtgcagaaaaaaagcacacggaactgcgtctggtgtaaaATAGCCCTTACAGCCCTCTCACAGCTGTACACttgcagcccccccctcacacctgtacacaggcAGCCCTCCTCACAACTGTACACtcgcagcccccctcacacctataCACTCGcatccccctcacacctgtacactcgcaaataaaaaaatccatgcatgctcagaatcaagtcgacgcatgctcggaagcattgaacttcattttttcggctcgtcatagtgtttttcgtcactgcgttttggcacggtcagaatttagtctgatattGTGTATGCAAAACTGATGAAAGTTAGCTTCATCGGAtagccgacgaaaaaatccatcggatttgattccatcagaaatccgatcgtgtgtacagggcattacatatGTATGCGCTCAGCCCCCTAACATGTGTATATATGACACAGACACACATGTACGcaggcgcacacacacacacacacacacatacagaggtACAGTACCTTGCTACTGAAGATTTGGTGAACCCATCTACGCCCAACTTCggtgtgtctaggggtgtaagATCGCCCAGCTGTTCTGGTAAGACTGTTCTGGGGTTCAAGAGCATGGCAAAGTTagataagactgttgttacagctAATGAGACTGTGGGTCCTAGACTTGGAGACTAGCCAAAGAAGCCTGGAAGGTCTTTGGGACCATTAAGAGGACTGGGGGTAAAGCCAATACAGTGTTTCCGTTGTCATGCATTAGGGCATCTTGCTGCAAACTGTCCTATAAATTATTAACCTATGCAATGCGATTATATGAAAAGACGCATatctctgtttgcacaggtcgcatgtaCTGCATCATATCAGAGTCGCATTGAAAAACAAATGTGTGTTATTTCAGTGCATGGAAAGCCAtttacagccctgctagactctggtatTGTGGTGACTCTAGTCATAAATGATTGTGTAAACCTCACAACATTACCCCCTAGTACTATCAAGGTCATTTTCATCCATGGGaacactcgggactaccagacatagtggttgaggttgataccccaTGGGGCAGTGTAACACATTTAGTGGGAGTGGTACCTTCACTGTTTCATGAAGTTTTAGTGGGGAGagttttttccccattttggagTTTATGGGAGAGCAAAGGAGAGCTGGTAGATAGAGCTCTAGGGAAGGGGACGCTGTTAGGGAAGCCAGAGATCCTCTTCCTTTCCCTGTGATGACGGGGGAGCCAGAGGACCTGTAAGCTAGCTCCCAGCCTGAGGGTAATGAACAGGAGAACATCTCTGACCCTGACAATGAGAGAAGACTGAATGTGGTACACGACTTAGAGGTCAGGAAAGATGATTTCTGTACCGAGCAACTGCGAGATGTCACCCTCATGAGAGCCATAGAAAATGTTAATATGGTGGATGGGGAACCAGTGGATCCTAACTGGGGGGTGTCTTTCCCCTACATGGTCCTTAAAGAAAAATTTAATGTAT
It encodes:
- the LOC120930671 gene encoding olfactory receptor 1468-like, translating into MFFFFCLFQINVIFCSQVMDEKNVTAITVIQFLGFHIPKNIKLLVFFLFLIFYCVTICGNLLIITLVSYSKTLHSPMYFFLSQLSVSDILLTTDVVPTMLHTVLESSTNVSVSECITQFYFFAATESLECLLLTVMSYDRYVAICKPLHYTLLMSHRFCWITIITSWSLSFLAVLIPTLTISTLQFCGPNIIDHFFCDLDPILQLSCSDTTIVQLEATSLSAVFAVIPFFIIIVSYVYIVVTIFEIPSITGRQKVFSTCSSHLTVVSIFYGTIVCVYLIPSRVQSWDITKFLSLLYTVVTPLLNPIIYSLRNKELKQVAGKFSNNFLYLDLKNN